The Pseudomonas solani genome segment AACTGCTGGCGGAAGTAGTCGTAGGTGGAGCGCACACGACGCGAGAGCACGGCCATCGGGGTGTCGTCGCCCATGGAGCCGACGGCTTCCTGACCCTGCTCACCGAGCGGGCGCAGGACCTGATCACGCTCCTCGAAGGTGACCTGGTACATCTTCATGTACTGCTTCAGCTGGTCACTGTCGTAGCTGGCCACGCCATGGTCGTCGTCGAGCTTGGCCTGGATGCGCACGGCGCTCTGGCGCAGCCACTGCTTGTAGGGGTGGCGCGACTTGAGGCGGTTGTCGATGTCGTCGGTGGTCAGGACCTGGCCGGTCTCGGTGTCCACGGCGAGGATCTGGCCCGGGCCGACGCGGCCCTTGGCGATCACGTCTTCAGGCTTGTAGTCCCAGACGCCGATCTCGGACGCCAGGGTGATGTAGCCGTTGCTGGTGGTGACCCAGCGGGCCGGGCGCAGGCCGTTGCGGTCGAGCAGGCAGACGGCGTGGCGGCCGTCGGTCAGCACGACGCCGGCGGGGCCGTCCCAGGGCTCCATGTGCATGGAGTTGTATTCGTAGAAGGCACGCAGGTCGGCGTCCATGGTCTCGACGTTCTGCCAGGCCGGCGGAATGATCATGCGCAGGCCGCGGAACAGGTCGATGCCGCCGGTGACCATCAGCTCGAGCATGTTGTCCATGCTGGAGGAGTCGGAACCGACGCGGTTGACCAGCGGGCCCAGCTCGTCGATGTCGGGCAACTGGTCGTTGGCGAACTTGGTGCGACGGGCCAGGGCCCAGTTGCGGTTGCCGGTGATGGTGTTGATCTCGCCGTTGTGGGCGAGGAAGCGGAAGGGCTGCGCCAGCGGCCACTTCGGCAGGGTGTTGGTGGAGAAGCGCTGGTGGAAGACGCAGATGGCGGTCTGCAGGCGTTCATCACCCAGGTCCGGGTAGAACTGCTGCAGGTCGGCCGGCATCATCAGGCCTTTGTAGATGATGGTCTTGTGCGAAAAACTGCAGATGTAGTGCTCGCTGTCGTCGGCGTTGGCCACCGAGGAACGACGGCGGGCGCTGAACAGCTTGATGGCCATTTCCTGGTCGGAGAGGCCTTCACCGCCGATGAACACCTGCTCGATCTGCGGCAGGCGCTCCAGCGCCAGGCGACCGAGGACACTGGTGTCGGTAGGCACCTTGCGCCAGCCGATCAGCGTGAGGCCGGCGGCTTCGATCTCGCGGTTCATGTTGGCACGGGCGGCTTCAGCGCGGGCCTGGTCCTGGTTCAGGAAGACCATGCCAACGGCGTATTGAGCCGGCAGTTCGACCGCGAACTCGGCCTTGGCCGTGGCACGCAGGAACAGATCGGGTTTCTGGATCAGCAGGCCGCAACCGTCACCGGTCTTGCCGTCGGCGTTGATACCGCCGCGGTGGGTCATGCAGGTCAGTGCTTCGATAGCGGTTTGCAAAAGATGGTGGCTTGCCTCGCCTTGCATATGGGCGATCAAGCCGAAACCGCAGTTATCCTTGAACTCATCAGGATGGTACAGACCTGCTTTCATAGGGAACTCTCACCAGGAACTGCCTTGTTAAAAAGGCAAAATTGCTTTGTAGTTCAACCACTTACCACACGCGCAGGACTAGGCGCCAGCTTTGCGCAGGCAAAAGGGAGGTCATTGTACATATCCACCTGGCTCGTCACAAATCTTCACGACGATCCAATGAAAGTTTATGTCGCCAAACCGAAGGATTAGACCGGAAGGTCGTGCTATCGACCCTCCGGTCACGGAGGCGGGAGGGAGGGGGCGCCCGCTGTCAGCGGGCGATTTCCTGCTGGATGCTGGCGAAGCTCTTGGGCCAGGGCTTGCCGGCCTGGACCTTGGCGGGAAGGCCCTTGATCGCGGCCTGGGCGGCGTTGCGACTGGCGAAGTTGCCGTAGGTGACGACGTACAGCGGTTTACCCTGGTGGACCTTCTTGAAGTAGCGGTACTCGCCGCCGTTCTGCTGGACGAACGCCTTGGCGCTGCCTTCGGAGCTGGTGCCGAGAATCTGCACGGCATAGTGGCCGCCAGCCTGGGAGCGGTACCAACCATCACCTGCACCGGCGGATGCGGTGCCGGCGCTGGCCACGGTCGGCGCGGCAGCGGGCTTGGCTGCGGCAGGCTTCTCGACCGGCTTGGCTGGCGGGGTGGCCGCAACGGTGGGCTTGGCGGGCGCTGCCGGAACCGCAGCAGGCGCGGAGGAAGCCGTGGTCGGCGCGGTGGCGATCGGCTGGATCGGTTTGACCGCCGCTGGCTGCTGGGTGATCACCGGAGCCGGCGGCACGGCCGGAGTGGCACCCGCAACGGCGCCAACGGGCGGCGCTACCGTGGTGACGGTCGGCGGGATGGTCGCCTGGGAACCGGGCTGGGCACCGCCATCATCGAGATCATCCTGGCCAGCGGCCTGGGCCAGCGGTTCACGGATCACCGGCTGGGCCTCGCCCACCAGGGGCAACGGCAGCGGTTGCGAGGAGCCGGCGAACTCGACGGCAGGTGCACCGCCCGGTGCCGGGGCCTGGCCAGCAGGCGCTTCAGCAGTGGGTGCCGGCTGCTGCCCCATGGGCAGTTGCGCAGTGGTGGGCTGGGTGGACGCCGGGCTATCCGAGCGATTCTGCATCGCCAAGGCCGCAACCACGCCAATCGCGACGACCCCCAGTGCCAGCAGGTGCTTCTTCGGTAGTTTCAAGCTGAACCCTCCTTTGCGCGAGGCTCCCCGCTCGGCGAGCATGGCCTCGACCAACAGTTCACGAGCGGACTGATTGATGCCGCCGGGCCAACCACCGGATTGCAGATGAACGTCCTCGATCTGCTCTTCGGTCAGCAGCTCAATCCCCTGTCCGGCGCCCTCGAGCCGCTGCGCCAGATATTCGCGGGTTTCGTCCTCGCTGTAGGGCAGAAGTTCAATGGCGTGGAAACGTTCTTCGCCATCGGCCAGCAGTTCCAGGCGCGGCAGCAGGCTGGAATCAGCGAAGAGAAACACGTGCGGACGCGCTTCACTGTTACCCGCAGCCAGTGCCAGCAGATTGTCGAGGCCCGCATCGTCGAGCTCCTCGGCATCATCCACCAGCAGGTAGACCTCCTGACCGGTCAGCGCCAGCTGCCCGACCTGGGCCAGGATGGAACGCGAGTCGGTCTGCGCCACACCCAACCCCTGGGCGACCAAACGCATCAGGCCACCGGCCTCGGCTGCGCCACGGGCGGATATCACCACGCTTTGCACCGCCTGCTTGTTGGTGCTGGCGACCAGCGCCTGGCGCAGCAGGGTCTTGCCGCTGCCTTGGGGACCGGTTACCACCAGCAGCAGCTGGCTGTAGCGGGCCAGGTGATGCAGCTGCCCCAGCACCGGCTTGCGCTGGGCGGGATAGAACTTGAAGCCGGGTACCCGCGCGGCGAAGGGGTCGTGGGTGAATTGGTAGTGGGCCAGGAAGGCCTCATCGGCGTGCAGGCTGGTCATGGGACTCTTTTTACTCTCCAAGCTGGTCAGCCAGGGCGCGGTAGTCCGCGCTCAGGGTGTCGTCCAGAATATTTCGCGGGTAATCCGCCGTCACATCGGCCTCGCCGATCGCGCGCAACAGCACCAGGCGCAGCTGACCGTCGAGGACCTTCTTATCAACTGCCATGTGTTCGAGGAACTGCGCAGGCGTCATCTCCTCCGGCGGCACGATGGGCAAGCCGGCATCGCGCAGCAGGCGGATCGAACGATCACGCTCCTCTTCGCTAATCCAGCCCAGGCGCCGGGACATCTCCAGGGCCATCACCGTACCGGCCGAAACCGCCTCGCCATGCAACCAGACGCCATAGCCCATGTGGGTCTCGATGGCGTGGCCGAAGGTGTGGCCGAGGTTGAGGGTGGCACGCACGCCGGACTCGCGCTCATCGGCACCGACTACACGCGCCTTGGCGGCACAGGAGCGCTCGATGGCTTCGGTCAGGGGCTCCTGCTCCAGGTTGCGCAAGGCTGGCATGCGCTCCTCCAGCCAAGGCAGGAAGGGCTCATCGCAGATCAGGCCGTATTTGATCACTTCGGCGAGGCCGGCGGAGAGCTCGCGCGGCGCAAGCGTGCGCAGCGTCGCAGTATCGATGATCACCGCCTGGGGCTGGTAGAAGGCCCCCACCATGTTCTTGCCCAGCGGATGGTTGATACCGGTCTTGCCACCCACCGAGGAATCCACCTGGGACAACAGCGTGGTGGGCACCTGGATGAAGTCGACGCCGCGCTGGTAGCACGCCGCCGCAAAGCCAGCCATGTCGCCGATCACCCCACCACCCAGGGCAATGATGGTGGTACGACGGTCATGACGCGCGGTGAGCAGACCGTCGAAGATCAGCTGCAGGGTTTCCCAGTTCTTGAAGGCTTCGCCATCGGGCAGCACGATCGGCTGCACCTTGTAGGCGGAAAGCGCGCGGGTCAGCTGTTCGAGGTAGAGCGGGGCGACGGTCTCGTTGGTGACGATTGCCACCTGCTTGCCGGCGATGTGGGGCGCGAAAAGCTCGACCTGCGACAGCAGGCCAGCACCGATATGGATGGGATAACTACGCTCGCCAAGATCGACCTGAAGTGTCCGCATGAGGCCCCCGCTATGAAAAGGGCACTAGGATAGCGCAGTTCCGCCCCTGCTTTAACGGGGTGGCAGTGCCTGCAATCGTTCGAGTATCTCCTGCACCACCATGCGCGGCGGCCGCTCGTCGGTCTCGATGATGATGTCAGCGATTTCGCGATAAAGGGGATCACGGATAGCCATGAGGTCACGCAGCACCCGACCTGGATCGGCAGTGCGCAGCAAAGGCCGGTTGCGGTCGCGGGAAGTGCGGTCGATCTGCTGCTCCACCGAGGTGTGCAGGTAGACCACGCGACCACCGCACCTTAAAGCTTCACGGTTGGCAGGGCGCAAGACAGCACCACCGCCGGTCGCGACTACCACGCCATCAGCGAGGCAGAGCTCTTCCAGCATCGACTGCTCGCGATCGCGAAAGCCCTGCTCGCCCTCGACATCGAATATCCAGGGGATGTCCGCGCCCGTCCGCTGCTCGATTTCCTTATCGGAATCCTTGAAGGGCAGACGCAGTTCTTTGGCAAGCAAACGCCCGATGGTGCTCTTTCCAGCTCCCATCGGGCCAACGAGGATCAAATTACGCACTGATGTCAGCGACTCACCGCAATAGCCTGGTTGTTCATGATACGCGGGGTGAGGAAGACCAGCAGCTCGGATTTCTTGTCCTGGACCACATCACGCTTGAACATGCGACCTAGGAACGGCAGGTCACCGAGGAAGGGAACCTTGTCGGTCGCCTTGGTCTGGGTGTTGGAGAACACACCACCGATCACGATGGTTTCGCCATCGCTGACCAGAACCTTGGCGTTGACCTCGTTCTTGTTGATCGGCGGTACGCCATTCAGCGCGTTGGAGAAGTCCGGGGCGTCCTTGGTCACCTTGACTTCCATGATGATGCGGTTGTCAGGCGTGATCTGCGGGGTCACTTCCAGGGACAGCGCCGCTTCCTTGAAGGAGGTGGTGCTGGCACCGCTGGAGCTGGCTTCCTGATACGGAATCTCAGCGCCCTTCAGGATCTTGGCGGTTTCCTTGTCCGAGGTAACGACCTTGGGCTGGGACACGATCTCGCCGTTACCGGTCTTCTCCATGGCGGAGAGTTCGAGGTCAAGGATGGTGTTGTCGGTTACGAAGCCGATGCCGAGGGAAGAAGTGGCCCCATCCGCCCCCATATCGACGAATGTCCCCAGTGCGCCGGTAGGCGTAGTAGCAGTCGGGCGGCCTGCGCCTGCGCCACCAATGACGAAGTTATTGTCACCAACACGAGCACCTCGCCAGTTCACACCAAGCGACTTGTCGTAGTCCACGTTGGCTTCGACGATACGGGCCTCGATCATGACCTGACGAACCGGGATGTCGAGTTGCGCAACGATACGGCGCAGTTCGTCCAGCTTGTCCTGAGTCTGGTAAGCGATGATGCTGTTGGTACGATCATCCACGGTAATGGAGCCCCGATCATCAGCACCACTTGCGCTGGGATCGCCACTGGTGACCGACTGGAACAGCTTGGCAATATCAGCCGCCTTGGCATAGTTGACTTGGATGAGTTCACGGCGCAACGGAGCGAGCTCAGCAATTTGCTTCTGCGATTCCAACTCTTGGCGCTCACGTGCAGCGATCTCATCTGCCGGTGCAACCAGCAGAACATTACCAACCTTGCGCTTATCAAGGCCTTTGGTTTTCAGCACCAGATCCAGCGCCTGATCCCAAGGTACGTTCTGCAGACGCAGCGTGATATTGCCTTGAACGGTATCCGAGGCCACCAGGTTGAGGTCGGTGAAGTCGGCAATCAATTGCAGCACCGAACGCACATCGATGTCCTGGAAGTTCAGCGAGAGCTTCTCACCGGAGTAGGCAAAGCGTTCGTTCTTGCGCTTCTCGACATCATCCTGCGTCAACGGCTTGATGCTGACGGTGAGCTTGTTCTCGGTCTGATACGCCAGGTAGTCGTAATAGCCAGTGGGCTCGATGGTGATACTCGCATTCCCCGAAGAGCCAGAGGCACTGACGAATTGAACAGGGGTCGCGAAATCCTTCACATCAAGACGGACACGCAGAGACTCAGGAAGCTGGGTCTTGGAAAAGTCGAGGCGGATCTTGCCACCCTGCTCCTGAATATCCGGGCTCACAGTCGGGTCGGACAGAGTGATGACAACATTACCCTCGCCCTGATCGCCACGCTGGAAGTCGATATTGCTGATCGCCTTGCCGGCCGCCGCAAAAGTCTTGACGGGCGCAGCTGCGACAGGTGCCGCCACAGGAGCGGAACTGGCAACTTGCTGGCCGGCGACAGCTGCCTCACCGACGATGACGAAGAGGTTGTTACCCTCAACACGCGTGCTGTAAGGCACGAGTGTCGCCAGGTTGACGATCAACCGAGTACGGTCTTTCGCTTCAACGATAGTGACGCTGCGCGCGTTACCAACGCCGAGCTCACGGTTCTTGCTGCCCAGCTTGTTGGCCACTCCAGGAAGATCCAGAGCGATGCGCGCCGGCTGCTCGATGGTGTACCCCCGCGGCGCCACAATGGGCTCATCAAAGGCGAGTTTCAGCTCAACCTTGCCACCAGGCAAAGCCGCTACATCCAGGCCTTGCAGGTCAGCGGCCAGCAGTACTGGCGACAACATGGCGGCCAATAGAGAAATACCGAGGCGCGAAAGCGAGCTGTTCATTATCTGATTCCGTTGTGCAGACCGGTGTTTGTTGTTCATAAGTCACCCCGCCCTTAAGAGCGCTCCTTGAGCGTGAGACTGCGCGGACGCTCCAGCCAGCCGCCCTCTCCGTCCGGGACTATCTCGACGACATCAATCTTGGATTCGTTTATCGCGACAACCTTGCCGTCGTTGCGACCCAGGAAATCACCCACCCTGATCCGATGCACCCCTCCAGCACCTCGGACCAGAGCGAACATGCCGCCCTCATTGGAAAGCGTTCCAACCATCTCGAAAGCCTCGATATTGAAGCCTTCAAGGAATTGCTTGACCCGGGTTTCATCCGGGTGCACATCCTTGCTGCCCTTGATCTTGTTCGCCAGTTCAATTTTTACCGGAGGCTGGAAAGGGCTACGCAAAGCAGAAGCGCTATATGTAAAAGCTTCATATGGCTGAAACTTCGGCAGAGGCTCAATCGACCCATTCGGGCGCGCACGTAC includes the following:
- the pilQ gene encoding type IV pilus secretin PilQ — translated: MNSSLSRLGISLLAAMLSPVLLAADLQGLDVAALPGGKVELKLAFDEPIVAPRGYTIEQPARIALDLPGVANKLGSKNRELGVGNARSVTIVEAKDRTRLIVNLATLVPYSTRVEGNNLFVIVGEAAVAGQQVASSAPVAAPVAAAPVKTFAAAGKAISNIDFQRGDQGEGNVVITLSDPTVSPDIQEQGGKIRLDFSKTQLPESLRVRLDVKDFATPVQFVSASGSSGNASITIEPTGYYDYLAYQTENKLTVSIKPLTQDDVEKRKNERFAYSGEKLSLNFQDIDVRSVLQLIADFTDLNLVASDTVQGNITLRLQNVPWDQALDLVLKTKGLDKRKVGNVLLVAPADEIAARERQELESQKQIAELAPLRRELIQVNYAKAADIAKLFQSVTSGDPSASGADDRGSITVDDRTNSIIAYQTQDKLDELRRIVAQLDIPVRQVMIEARIVEANVDYDKSLGVNWRGARVGDNNFVIGGAGAGRPTATTPTGALGTFVDMGADGATSSLGIGFVTDNTILDLELSAMEKTGNGEIVSQPKVVTSDKETAKILKGAEIPYQEASSSGASTTSFKEAALSLEVTPQITPDNRIIMEVKVTKDAPDFSNALNGVPPINKNEVNAKVLVSDGETIVIGGVFSNTQTKATDKVPFLGDLPFLGRMFKRDVVQDKKSELLVFLTPRIMNNQAIAVSR
- the pilP gene encoding type 4a pilus biogenesis lipoprotein PilP; translation: MIRTSSRLVLSGLLLASLSGCGGGGDFADLQAYMDEVRARPNGSIEPLPKFQPYEAFTYSASALRSPFQPPVKIELANKIKGSKDVHPDETRVKQFLEGFNIEAFEMVGTLSNEGGMFALVRGAGGVHRIRVGDFLGRNDGKVVAINESKIDVVEIVPDGEGGWLERPRSLTLKERS
- a CDS encoding SPOR domain-containing protein, producing the protein MTSLHADEAFLAHYQFTHDPFAARVPGFKFYPAQRKPVLGQLHHLARYSQLLLVVTGPQGSGKTLLRQALVASTNKQAVQSVVISARGAAEAGGLMRLVAQGLGVAQTDSRSILAQVGQLALTGQEVYLLVDDAEELDDAGLDNLLALAAGNSEARPHVFLFADSSLLPRLELLADGEERFHAIELLPYSEDETREYLAQRLEGAGQGIELLTEEQIEDVHLQSGGWPGGINQSARELLVEAMLAERGASRKGGFSLKLPKKHLLALGVVAIGVVAALAMQNRSDSPASTQPTTAQLPMGQQPAPTAEAPAGQAPAPGGAPAVEFAGSSQPLPLPLVGEAQPVIREPLAQAAGQDDLDDGGAQPGSQATIPPTVTTVAPPVGAVAGATPAVPPAPVITQQPAAVKPIQPIATAPTTASSAPAAVPAAPAKPTVAATPPAKPVEKPAAAKPAAAPTVASAGTASAGAGDGWYRSQAGGHYAVQILGTSSEGSAKAFVQQNGGEYRYFKKVHQGKPLYVVTYGNFASRNAAQAAIKGLPAKVQAGKPWPKSFASIQQEIAR
- the aroB gene encoding 3-dehydroquinate synthase translates to MRTLQVDLGERSYPIHIGAGLLSQVELFAPHIAGKQVAIVTNETVAPLYLEQLTRALSAYKVQPIVLPDGEAFKNWETLQLIFDGLLTARHDRRTTIIALGGGVIGDMAGFAAACYQRGVDFIQVPTTLLSQVDSSVGGKTGINHPLGKNMVGAFYQPQAVIIDTATLRTLAPRELSAGLAEVIKYGLICDEPFLPWLEERMPALRNLEQEPLTEAIERSCAAKARVVGADERESGVRATLNLGHTFGHAIETHMGYGVWLHGEAVSAGTVMALEMSRRLGWISEEERDRSIRLLRDAGLPIVPPEEMTPAQFLEHMAVDKKVLDGQLRLVLLRAIGEADVTADYPRNILDDTLSADYRALADQLGE
- the aroK gene encoding shikimate kinase AroK, giving the protein MRNLILVGPMGAGKSTIGRLLAKELRLPFKDSDKEIEQRTGADIPWIFDVEGEQGFRDREQSMLEELCLADGVVVATGGGAVLRPANREALRCGGRVVYLHTSVEQQIDRTSRDRNRPLLRTADPGRVLRDLMAIRDPLYREIADIIIETDERPPRMVVQEILERLQALPPR